One Engystomops pustulosus chromosome 7, aEngPut4.maternal, whole genome shotgun sequence DNA window includes the following coding sequences:
- the PPP4R3A gene encoding serine/threonine-protein phosphatase 4 regulatory subunit 3A — translation MTDTRRRVKVYTLNEDRQWDDRGTGHVSSGYVDRLKGMSLLVRAESDGSLLLESKINPNTAYQKQQDTLIVWSEAENYDLALSFQEKAGCDEIWEKICQVQGKDPSVDITQDLVDESEEERFEDMSSPGLELPSCELSRLEEIAEIVAASLPSPLRREKLALSLENEGYIKKLLELFHVCEDLENIEGLHHLYEIIKGIFLLNRTALFEVMFSEDCIMDIIGCLEYDPSLSVQRKHREFLTKTAKFKEVIPISDPELKQKIHQTYRVQYIQDVVLPTPSVFEENMLSTLHSFIFFNKVEIVGMLQEDEKFLTELFAHLTDEATDDEKRQELVNFLKEFCAFSQTLQPQNRDAFFKTLSNMGILPALEVILGMDDTQVRSAATDIFSYLVEYNPSMVREFVMQESQQNDDDILLINLIIEHMICDTDPELGGAVQLTGLLRTLVDPDNMMATTNKTEKTEFLGFFYKHCMHVLTAPLLANTTEEKPSKDDFQTAQLLALILELLTFCVEHHTYHIKNYIINKDILRRVLVLMSSVHSFLALCALRFMRKIVGLKDEFYNRYIVKSFLFEPVVKAFLNNGSRYNLLNSAIIEIFEYVRVEDIKSLTAHIIENYWKALEDVDYVQTFKGLKLRYDQQRERQDNPKLDSMRSILRNHRYRRDARSIEDEEEMWFNTDEDDLEDGDPMVLPSEKIKNSDDLMDPITKFMERKKLKESEEKEVLLKTNLGGRQSSSFKLSFSGGTKTNLTSQSTASSLPGSPGSPGSPGSPGSPGSVSKSTTQTAAITTKGGLVGLVDYPDDDEEDDDEEEEEKEETLPLSKKARLGS, via the exons ATGACGGACACCAGGCGGCGGGTGAAGGTCTACACACTGAACGAAGACCGACAATGGGACGACCGGGGCACCGGCCATGTGTCCTCCGGCTATGTGGACCGGCTGAAGGGCATGTCCCTGCTGGTGCGGGCAGAAAGCGACG gCTCATTACTTTTGGAATCAAAAATTAACCCAAACACTGCTTACCAGAAACAGCAG GACACTTTAATAGTTTGGTCAGAGGCTGAAAACTATGACTTGGCTCTTAGTTTTCAGGAAAAAGCTGGATGTGATGAGATTTGGGAGAAAATATGTCAG GTACAAGGAAAAGACCCTTCTGTGGATATCACTCAGGATCTGGTGGATGAATCGGAAGAGGAACGTTTTGAAGACATGTCCTCTCCAGGCTTGGAATTGCCATCCTGTGAACTTAGTCGCTTAGAGGAAATAGCAGAAATTGTGGCGGCTTCTTTGCCTTCTCCGCTTCGTCGTGAAAAATTGGCCCTGTCTTTAGAGAATGAGGGGTACATTAAAAAACTCCTTGAACTTTTCCATGTGTGTGAAGACCTGGAGAACATTGAAGGATTACACCACTTGTATGAAATTATCAAGGGCATCTTCCTTTTAAATCGAACTGCACTCTTTGAAGTCATGTTTTCTGAAGACTGTATCATGGATATCATTGGCTGCCTGGAGTATGATCCCTCCTTATCTGTACAGCGGAAACACAGGGAGTTTCTAACAAAAACTGCCAAGTTTAAAGAGGTGATCCCCATATCGGACCCTGAACTGAAACAGAAAATCCACCAGACATACAGAGTGCAGTACATACAAGATGTGGTATTGCCCACCCCCTCTGTCTTTGAAGAAAACATGTTATCTACTCTCCACTccttcatattttttaataaagtggAGATAGTTGGGATGTTACAG GAGGATGAGAAATTTCTAACAGAATTATTTGCGCACCTCACAGATGAAGCAACAGATGATGAGAAACGTCAGGAGCTG GTGAACTTCCTGAAAGAGTTTTGTGCTTTCTCCCAAACATTACAACCGCAGAACAGAGATGCTTTCTTCAAAACCTTATCAAATATGGGTATCTTGCCTGCCCTGGAAGTAATTCTC GGTATGGACGATACACAAGTTCGCAGTGCAGCCACTGACATATTTTCTTATCTTGTGGAGTACAACCCATCCATGGTGAGGGAGTTTGTAATGCAGGAATCGCAGCAGAACGATGAT GACATCTTGTTGATCAACCTTATCATTGAACATATGATCTGTGACACTGATCCGGAGCTGGGAGGAGCTGTGCAGCTGACGGGACTGCTGAGGACATTAGTAGATCCAGACAACATGATGGCTACTACCAAT AAAACAGAGAAGACTGAATTCTTAGGCTTCTTCTACAAGCATTGCATGCACGTCCTCACTGCTCCATTACTGGCTAACACTACAGAGGAGAAACCCAGTAAAG ATGATTTCCAGACAGCTCAGTTGTTGGCACTGATCTTGGAGCTGCTTACGTTTTGTGTTGAACACCACACGTATCACATAAAGAACTACATCATCAACAAGGACATCCTGCGCAGAGTGCTGGTACTTATGTCATCTGTGCACTCTTTCCTGGCCCTAT GCGCCTTGCGTTTCATGCGGAAAATAGTCGGTCTGAAAGATGAATTTTACAACAGATATATAGTGAAAAGCTTCCTGTTTGAACCCGTGGTTAAAGCATTTCTCAACAATGGTTCTCGGTATAATCTTCTAAACTCTGCTATTATTGAGATTTTTGAATATGTGCGAGTG GAGGATATCAAATCATTAACAGCTCATATCATTGAGAATTACTGGAAAGCCTTAGAGGATGTGGACTATGTGCAGACATTTAAAGGACTGAAACTGCGATATGACCAGCAACGTGAAAGACAAGACAACCCCAAGCTTGACAG CATGCGGTCCATCCTCAGGAATCACCGGTACAGGAGAGATGCTCGCTCTATAGAGGACGAGGAAGAGATGTGGTTTAACACCGATGAAGATGATTTGGAGGATGGGGATCCAATGGTGCTACCTTCAGAAAAAATTAAGAATAGTGATGATTTGATGGATCCTATCACCAAGTTCATGGAAAGAAAGAAAT TGAAGGAAAGTGAAGAGAAAGAAGTTCTTTTAAAGACCAATCTTGGTGGCCGCCAGAGTTCAAGTTTTAAACTTTCCTTTTCTGGAGGGACGAAAACAAACCTCACCAGCCAGTCCACTGCAAGCAGTTTACCGGGTTCACCTGGTTCTCCTGGATCTCCGGGTTCTCCGGGTTCCCCTGGATCCGTTTCCAAAAGCACAACCCAGACGGCAGCTATTACTACAAAG GGAGGCCTTGTGGGACTGGTAGACTATCCAGATGACGATGAAGAAGACgacgatgaagaggaggaggagaaggaagagactCTACCACTCAGCAAAAAAGCTAGGCTTGGCTCTTAA